The genomic segment GCTGGAGCCGCGACGCTCAAGCATGGACGTGCCCAGGATGGCCGAGGGCTTCTTCAGCAGCACGCTGTCGACGTCGGCCGGCGGCCATCACGCGGCGTCCTACTTGACGCTGGAGCAGAAGGCGGCGTTCGTCTTCGTGCTGCTGCTCTTCATCTTCTTGGCCCTGCTCATCGTGCGCTGCTTCCGCATCCTCCTGGACCCGTACCGCAGCATGCCCTCGTCCAACTGGACCGACCACACCGAGAAGGACACCTTCGACTACCGCATCGTCTGAGTCGTGGCCCCGCCTCCGTGTATCACAATGGCCGCTCATTCGCCGGGCGAATCCCTGGCGAGCGGCCGCCGAAACCTCCTGTGAGCTACCCGCTGTCCGCCCTTCCCTCAGCCCCTCGTGGACTACCTCGTTCGTCCGTGTCGTGTGTGGAAGGTCTCAACAGGGTCAAAATGTTTGCAAACCGAGTTTACATACGCGTCTTTATTAGATTTAGACAATCAGTGTTGTGGTCGACTCCGCCGAGGTTTAacgccttcttcttcttcgcaCCGTTTGGCGTGGCGTACGAGACCTCCCTTTAACGTGAAGATAGGGGGATGGTGGCGGTGTCATGTGACATTCCAGCCTTCAGTTTCCCGTGCTGTACCGCGTGCCTCATGGATGTTCTCACAACGCCAGCGTCACTGCCCGCAGTCTCCTCCCATCAACCCTTTAGCAGCGACGCCATGACTCTGGTCAGCCTTATAGTGTAGATTGTTTACAGTCTTCTTGGCCTTCCTGGTGATGTCATTCCAAGAGAGAGATTACTCCTCCTCCTCGGACTGTTTTTGGTGACATGTTCTCGTGATGCTGTGGCCTTT from the Entelurus aequoreus isolate RoL-2023_Sb linkage group LG20, RoL_Eaeq_v1.1, whole genome shotgun sequence genome contains:
- the LOC133636086 gene encoding cortexin-3, whose product is MDVPRMAEGFFSSTLSTSAGGHHAASYLTLEQKAAFVFVLLLFIFLALLIVRCFRILLDPYRSMPSSNWTDHTEKDTFDYRIV